From Xylanibacter oryzae DSM 17970, a single genomic window includes:
- a CDS encoding ABC transporter permease has translation MEKQWDLIIDNKSKLFSLDLKEVWKYKDLLAMYVKRDIVTFYKQTILGPLWFVLQPVLTTIMFMFVFGGIAGISTDGVPQAVFYLAGLVCWNYFADCLSKCSDTFNANQQIFGKVYFPRLVVPLSIVISNLIKMAIQFALFLAVYIFYMFKIDIMHINITILLLPLLLVMLGCLGLGFGLLISSMTTKYRDLRFLISFGVQLWMYITPVIYPLSVMKNNYSHYMWVIVANPLTSILETFKYGFTGIGVFNWGYLAYSFVFTVLILFLGIIVFNRVQKNFMDVI, from the coding sequence ATGGAAAAACAATGGGACCTGATAATAGATAATAAAAGCAAGCTATTTAGTCTAGACTTGAAAGAAGTCTGGAAATATAAGGATTTGCTTGCAATGTACGTTAAAAGGGATATCGTAACATTTTATAAGCAGACAATATTGGGGCCTTTATGGTTTGTTCTTCAGCCTGTGTTAACTACCATAATGTTTATGTTCGTTTTTGGTGGAATTGCAGGTATTTCAACAGATGGAGTTCCGCAGGCAGTCTTCTACCTTGCTGGTTTAGTATGCTGGAATTATTTTGCAGATTGTTTATCAAAATGTTCCGATACATTTAATGCCAATCAACAGATATTTGGGAAAGTATATTTCCCACGTTTGGTAGTTCCTTTGTCAATTGTTATTTCTAATCTTATAAAGATGGCTATACAGTTTGCATTGTTTTTAGCTGTATACATTTTCTATATGTTCAAAATTGATATTATGCATATCAATATTACCATATTGTTATTACCTTTGCTGTTAGTTATGTTGGGTTGTTTAGGTTTGGGCTTTGGACTTCTTATATCATCAATGACAACAAAATACCGTGATTTAAGGTTCTTAATTTCTTTCGGTGTTCAACTTTGGATGTATATAACTCCTGTAATTTATCCACTTTCAGTAATGAAAAATAATTATTCCCATTATATGTGGGTGATTGTTGCAAACCCATTAACCTCAATTCTTGAAACATTTAAGTATGGATTTACTGGAATAGGAGTTTTCAACTGGGGATATTTAGCGTATAGCTTTGTATTTACAGTATTGATATTATTTTTGGGTATAATAGTATTCAACAGAGTGCAGAAAAACTTTATGGATGTAATTTAA
- a CDS encoding acyltransferase — protein MNKESIRKWLKSSPRLKKLLDSLIMNKVQARPRLYIRIFAAMYQHRGKHSIIYKSVRMDTPPYRKLSLGDYSIIESYCCINNSVGDVIIGDHTRIGIGNIIIGPVTIGNNVNLAQNITVTALNHNYSDPDVLIDKQGFTISAITISDDVWIGANAVILPGVTIGRHSVIAAGAVVTKDVLPNSLVAGVPAVIKKRI, from the coding sequence ATGAACAAAGAATCAATAAGAAAATGGTTGAAATCAAGTCCAAGGTTAAAAAAGCTATTGGATAGTTTGATCATGAACAAAGTTCAAGCGCGTCCTCGATTGTATATACGTATTTTCGCGGCTATGTACCAACACCGTGGAAAACATTCTATTATATATAAAAGTGTAAGGATGGATACTCCACCTTATCGTAAATTAAGTCTTGGAGATTATAGCATAATTGAGTCATACTGTTGTATTAATAATTCTGTAGGTGACGTAATTATAGGTGATCACACACGCATAGGTATCGGTAATATTATTATTGGTCCTGTTACTATTGGTAATAATGTAAATCTGGCTCAAAATATAACAGTAACAGCTCTCAATCATAATTATTCAGATCCAGATGTCTTAATTGATAAACAAGGATTCACCATTTCTGCAATTACAATATCCGATGATGTTTGGATTGGTGCCAATGCAGTAATATTACCAGGGGTGACAATTGGTAGGCATAGTGTAATTGCAGCAGGGGCTGTGGTAACTAAGGATGTTCTTCCTAATTCACTTGTAGCAGGAGTGCCTGCTGTCATTAAAAAAAGAATATAA
- a CDS encoding VapE domain-containing protein produces the protein MIKITLLNVREHSRKSRFIDIDKFVDMVKDAKFAQQVGELRANYPYLPIKAVCDDKFQSLDVFTSKIPRVCFASLYEISDETQTFVGYNGLQLLEINNLMNYDDARQISALASRMPQTLLSFMGADGRSVKIVCRSQLVDSPMPSTEDDARDFHARAYRKAHSVYSSQLNISVDNFEPILNRFTLISVDTEIHYNPFAVPFYIDPDDDVPPIKKYVPIRKDEVDTEKLMPGYDLNETRRYVFQWCLREAYDKARLEPEETYVEKTLNLLAHYCHESELPLEMCICHTGLTCRLGKDLDYVRIVFENEYHNKINKAVPLKHIPESALLTYKTEAMLKSRYELRQNIITGEIQYRRWDGYNFEFQPLTTKVKNTMTVAALKSGLKTWDKDLNRLLDSTLLPEYDPIKSYLDNLPRWDGIDRIDQLAGRVPTDTPDWMEHFHVWFLSMVAQWRGKNSQHGNAIVPLLIGYQGSGKSSFCGIILPSELLDYYNDKLSFDNDNAVQLALSRFALINLDEFDSLKKSQQPLLKYLVQKNDVKVRKLYSQSIVNHPRYASFIGTTNNSMPLTDETGSRRFICVNVNGPIDFTTPVDHVQLYAQAMYEIKEGVRYWFNEEENKSIQRNNAKFNQPSSISLMFNSMFAMPKIGEGRFVYLSDIADELRRKYNDIKSDGGIQMKLGRYLTQNGFQSMRKHCGMAYRVDVLD, from the coding sequence ATGATAAAAATCACATTATTAAATGTGCGGGAACATTCCCGTAAGTCCAGATTTATTGATATCGACAAGTTTGTAGATATGGTAAAAGATGCGAAGTTTGCACAGCAAGTTGGCGAGCTACGTGCTAATTATCCTTATTTGCCTATTAAAGCTGTCTGTGATGACAAATTCCAGTCTTTGGATGTATTTACTTCGAAGATACCCCGAGTATGTTTCGCCAGTCTGTATGAAATTTCTGATGAGACACAGACGTTTGTGGGATATAATGGACTTCAACTTCTTGAAATTAATAATCTTATGAATTATGATGACGCACGGCAAATCAGTGCATTGGCTTCACGCATGCCTCAGACTTTGTTATCATTTATGGGAGCAGATGGCCGTTCTGTAAAGATAGTTTGTCGTTCTCAACTTGTCGATTCTCCTATGCCTTCTACTGAAGATGATGCACGGGATTTTCATGCTCGTGCTTATCGCAAGGCGCATAGTGTATATTCATCCCAACTAAATATCTCTGTAGATAATTTTGAACCGATATTGAATAGATTTACACTGATAAGCGTTGATACTGAAATTCATTATAATCCTTTTGCGGTTCCTTTTTATATAGACCCAGATGATGATGTGCCTCCGATAAAGAAGTATGTTCCGATAAGAAAAGATGAGGTCGATACTGAGAAACTGATGCCCGGATATGATCTCAATGAAACAAGACGTTATGTGTTTCAATGGTGTCTTAGAGAAGCGTATGATAAAGCAAGGCTGGAGCCTGAAGAAACTTATGTAGAGAAAACGTTGAATCTATTGGCTCATTATTGTCATGAGTCAGAATTGCCTTTAGAGATGTGTATCTGTCATACGGGACTGACTTGTCGGTTGGGTAAGGATCTGGATTATGTACGCATAGTTTTTGAAAACGAATACCATAATAAAATTAATAAGGCAGTACCTCTCAAACATATACCAGAGTCTGCTCTGCTAACTTATAAGACAGAGGCAATGCTAAAAAGTAGATACGAACTGCGTCAGAATATAATTACAGGTGAGATACAGTATCGACGCTGGGATGGTTATAATTTCGAGTTTCAACCACTTACAACAAAGGTGAAGAACACAATGACAGTAGCTGCTCTGAAATCTGGTTTGAAGACGTGGGATAAAGATCTTAACCGACTTCTTGATTCTACTTTACTACCTGAGTACGATCCTATTAAGAGTTATCTTGACAACTTGCCCAGATGGGATGGTATAGACCGCATAGATCAATTGGCTGGTCGCGTGCCAACAGATACTCCAGATTGGATGGAACACTTTCATGTGTGGTTTTTGAGTATGGTAGCTCAATGGAGAGGGAAAAACAGCCAACACGGTAATGCCATTGTTCCTCTATTAATTGGCTATCAAGGTAGTGGAAAATCATCCTTCTGTGGAATTATTCTTCCTTCGGAACTGCTTGATTATTATAATGATAAATTAAGTTTCGACAATGATAATGCTGTACAACTTGCTTTGTCAAGATTTGCTCTTATTAATCTTGATGAATTTGACAGTCTAAAAAAGAGTCAGCAACCATTGCTTAAGTATCTTGTACAGAAAAATGATGTGAAAGTCCGCAAACTTTATAGTCAGAGTATTGTGAATCATCCACGTTATGCCAGTTTTATTGGTACAACTAATAATTCAATGCCATTGACAGATGAAACCGGAAGCAGGCGTTTTATATGTGTGAATGTCAACGGACCGATAGATTTTACTACTCCTGTTGATCATGTTCAACTATATGCTCAGGCCATGTATGAGATTAAGGAAGGTGTCCGCTATTGGTTTAACGAAGAAGAAAATAAGTCAATTCAGAGGAACAATGCCAAGTTTAATCAACCGTCAAGCATATCATTAATGTTTAATTCCATGTTTGCTATGCCTAAAATAGGAGAAGGCAGATTTGTTTACCTATCTGATATTGCAGATGAGTTGAGACGAAAATACAATGATATAAAATCTGATGGCGGAATACAGATGAAATTAGGCCGCTATCTAACTCAAAATGGTTTTCAGTCAATGCGAAAACACTGTGGAATGGCCTATAGAGTGGATGTCTTGGACTGA
- a CDS encoding glycosyltransferase family 4 protein codes for MKIFYIYTALTTKGGADRIISNKANYLSEHGYDISIVTDSQNGREPSFPLYEKVKLIDLNIDFGKEYGHNFAYRTFMYFILMRKYKKAIKELIFSEKPDIIITTLGRDLDFITSIKDGSIKIGEAHTNKKYLRNFHLLEQRGFPFNFIARYWKHKMEKNVSKLNAIVLLTKEDENYWKGLTKTFVINNFVPFYPKSASTCINKQAIIVGRYNNAKGYKYLIEAWNLVKERHPDWVINIYGSGEYYDIVKKEIHDRNLENVMIMNEPTDEIITKYLNSSIYVMSSRYEGFGMVLLEAMACGVPCVAFDCPHGPRNIIKNGEDGILVKYLDSKALADGICLLIENENLRNEMGSKARINIQRFSKESIMNQWIQLFNLLSEDAYECN; via the coding sequence ATGAAAATTTTCTATATATATACGGCATTAACTACAAAAGGTGGAGCCGACAGAATTATATCTAATAAAGCTAATTATCTTAGTGAACACGGATATGATATATCAATTGTTACAGATAGTCAAAATGGAAGAGAGCCATCCTTTCCTCTTTATGAAAAAGTTAAATTAATAGATTTAAATATCGATTTTGGAAAAGAATATGGTCATAACTTTGCCTATCGCACCTTTATGTATTTCATTCTTATGAGAAAATACAAGAAGGCTATAAAGGAACTTATTTTTTCTGAGAAACCAGATATAATTATTACGACCTTAGGGCGTGATCTTGATTTTATTACTTCGATAAAAGATGGAAGCATAAAAATTGGTGAAGCTCATACGAATAAGAAATATTTACGAAACTTTCATCTTTTAGAACAAAGAGGATTTCCGTTTAATTTTATCGCTAGATATTGGAAACATAAAATGGAGAAAAATGTAAGCAAACTAAATGCGATTGTATTATTAACAAAAGAAGATGAAAATTATTGGAAAGGACTTACAAAGACATTTGTTATTAACAATTTTGTGCCATTTTATCCTAAATCAGCTAGCACATGTATAAACAAACAAGCAATAATAGTAGGAAGGTATAATAATGCAAAAGGATATAAATATCTTATTGAAGCGTGGAATCTTGTAAAGGAACGACACCCTGATTGGGTGATAAATATATATGGTTCTGGTGAATATTATGATATTGTAAAAAAAGAGATACATGACAGAAATCTTGAAAATGTTATGATCATGAACGAGCCTACAGATGAGATAATAACTAAATATTTGAATAGTTCTATATATGTAATGAGCTCCAGATATGAAGGATTTGGAATGGTGTTACTAGAAGCTATGGCATGTGGCGTACCATGCGTTGCCTTTGACTGTCCACATGGTCCACGGAATATTATCAAAAATGGAGAAGACGGTATTTTAGTAAAATATTTAGATTCTAAGGCATTAGCTGACGGTATTTGCCTATTGATAGAAAATGAAAATCTGAGAAATGAAATGGGATCTAAAGCTAGAATTAATATACAGAGATTTTCAAAAGAATCCATCATGAATCAGTGGATACAATTGTTTAATTTATTATCAGAAGATGCATATGAATGTAATTAA
- a CDS encoding glucosamine inositolphosphorylceramide transferase family protein produces MNVIKYLHNYLIKNKYNIGFVQNDIKSILNGDPLNIKWLKHSFRDRWFADPFILEVNNKEITILAEEWYYPINKGRISKLVIDKKDYKLKYIKIVLELDTHLSFPAIERINDNIYIHPENSLSGYHKIYKYNKQKDIFEEHSTLCNLPLTDSICTQLFGSKLMFSTKLPDANGNVLGIYEWDDDKREYKFKEEIILNDNIARMAGNFFTFNGCIYRPAQVCIKSYGDAVSIQQISYNNQWTIKEIIRLYSPNKKLDLGFHTFNIYDGNIVVDALGYRHPFVCHLILLIYRLLKLRETKKDS; encoded by the coding sequence ATGAATGTAATTAAATACTTGCATAACTATCTTATCAAAAATAAATATAATATTGGATTCGTTCAAAATGATATCAAAAGCATTCTGAATGGTGACCCTCTAAATATAAAGTGGCTAAAACATAGCTTCCGTGATAGGTGGTTTGCCGACCCATTCATTTTAGAAGTTAATAATAAAGAAATAACAATTTTAGCAGAAGAGTGGTATTACCCAATCAATAAAGGACGCATTTCAAAACTGGTTATTGATAAAAAAGACTATAAACTAAAATATATAAAAATAGTTTTAGAACTTGATACGCACTTAAGTTTTCCTGCAATAGAAAGAATTAATGATAATATATATATCCATCCAGAAAACAGTTTAAGTGGATACCATAAAATTTATAAATACAATAAACAAAAAGATATATTTGAAGAACATTCAACCCTATGTAATTTGCCATTAACAGATTCTATATGCACACAATTGTTTGGTTCTAAATTGATGTTTTCGACCAAACTGCCAGATGCAAACGGAAATGTTTTGGGTATCTACGAATGGGACGATGATAAAAGAGAATATAAATTTAAAGAAGAAATAATTTTAAATGACAATATTGCACGAATGGCCGGGAATTTTTTTACATTTAACGGATGCATATATAGACCTGCTCAAGTATGCATTAAATCTTATGGAGATGCGGTTTCTATACAACAAATTTCATATAATAATCAATGGACAATTAAAGAAATAATACGGCTGTATTCACCAAACAAAAAATTAGATTTGGGTTTCCACACTTTCAATATATATGATGGAAATATAGTTGTGGATGCTTTGGGATATCGCCATCCTTTTGTATGCCATTTAATACTATTAATATATAGATTATTAAAATTAAGAGAAACGAAAAAAGACTCATAA